The genomic DNA AGTGAATTGTCGAATGGCTTCGTCAAGAATGTTGGCGACGTTGTGAAAATCGGCGATAAACTCGAAGTGAAAGTCATCGCGGTTGACGAGCAGAATCGCGTCAAACTCTCCCGCAAAGCTCTGCTGCCCGATGCGGAAGAGGAAAAGGCGAAAGACGATGATGATTCCGAAGATGAAGAAGATCTGAGCTTCGACGACTAATCGTCAGGTTTTACAAATACAAGAACGCAGCGGGAGTGCATTGTCATTCCGGCTGCGTTTTTTTGTGGACAGAGATTTTTTTCCAAGCACAAAGCGCAAGCGAGTCCAGTTAAGCGATGACACACTCGCTTGCGCTTCGTGCTTGTATTGACCAGTTACCAGTGGCTCGTCTGGAATAGAGTTATGCATGAGTTGGGATTTCGTCTAATCTCATGATAAACTGAGGTTCGTATTTACCGTTCGTAGAAATCCAGGTCGATCAGAATGTCTGACATGACAAACACTTCTTCTGACAATTCGACGTTGAATGATACCGAGCAGGAACTTCGGGCACGTTATCTGGAAATTGCGGAACTGGCGGGCGGGTTGGCCCACGAGATTCGCAATCCTCTTTCCACCATTTCGCTCAATCTGGGTGTTTTACGAGAAGAGTTGGATGGAGCCGACGATCCACGAGACCAGCGCATGGTTAAGCGTCTGGCAGCGATTCAAACCGAATGCGATCGGCTGGAGGATTTCCTGAACGACTTTCTGCAATTTGCTCGTGTCATGGAATTGAACTTTCAGGCTGTCGATGTTTCAGAGTTTGTTTCGGAGTTGATCGAATTCATTAAACCGGAACTCTCACAACAAAGCATCGAAATCTCGCCGCATCTCGGGACGAATTTGCCAGCAGTTCAAATTGATGAAGCTCTTTTTCGTCGGGGCTTGCTCAACCTGACACGGAACGCTCAGCAAGCTATGCCTGATGGAGGCGTGCTCGAGTTTCAAACTTATCTGGCAGACGATCAGGTGGTTCTGGAAATCATCGATACAGGCAAAGGCATTCCCGAGAATGTACGGGAAAAGATCTTTGACCCGTTTTTCTCGACAAAAACTGGGGGTTCCGGCTTAGGTTTGCCGACGGTTTGTAAAATTATCGAAGCTCATCAGGGAGAAATTCAATGTGCCAGCGAAATCGATAAAGGAACCCGATTTCGAATAACTTTGCCTGTCCTGCCTAAAAGTGATTAGCAAATGTCCGAAGACAATCCAAACCCCGGTTCAAGCAGGCGAGACCTTTTGACAGGCAAAGCGATCCGACATTCTCTCGAACGTCGTGGTCAGGAGATCGCTGACGAACTGCTGGGGTCTCAGGAGAAATCGGCACGCGGTTCTGGAGACACAGTCCGCTTATCGACAAAAGCGATGGCCTGTGAATTTTCGCTGATCCTCAATCCATCGGAGAATCGCCGACAAGTGATCACGGCCACTGATGCACTCGACATTATTCACGAAGTGGAAACTCAGTTGACGGTGTATCGCGAAACGAGCGACCTGCTCGCCATTAATGAAGCGGCTCGACAGGGCGGAGCAACCGTTGAAGCAGAGATTTTTAAGCTGATTGAGCTGTCGATTCAACTCGCTCAGCAGACACATGGTGCATTCACACCGACAGCTCGCGCGCTCAATCTTCTCTGGAGAACAAATCGGTCCCTGGGGAAAGTGCCTGATGCACAGGAGATTGAAGCGGCAGTCATCACGAGCGACTATCGCGATGTATTGCTTGATTCAAAGAACCATGTCATCACCTTTCAAAATGAACTGACAGGGCTTGATATGAGCGGGATCGGCAAAGGGTATGCGCTCGACCGAGTCGCTGATTTTCTACAGCAGGAGCAAGTCGAAAATTTTCTGCTGCACGGTGGACACAGCAGCATTCTGGCACGGGGCACTCACAGCACACCTTTAGGCTGGCCCGTGGGGATACGTCATCCTCAGGCACCTCATAAGCGAATCGCGACCATCCTTTTGCAGGATCAGGCTTTCTCAGCCAGCGGAAGCGGTGTGCAATTCTTTCGGCATGAAGGAAAGCGATACGGTCATATCTTCGATCCCCGCACAGGCTGGCCGGTCGAGCATATTCTCAACGCTGTTGTTCTTGCTCCGAATGCAGCCATTGCAGATGCTCTCTCCACCGCCTTCTATGTGCTGCCTCTGGAAGAGTCGATTGCCTATTGCGAGCAGCATCCTGAAATCGCCGCTCTCATTTTTCCCAACCCTCCCGCTGGAAAACGCCTGGAACCCGTCTCGATCCACATCGACGAAAAACGACTTCACTGGCAATAAGCGTTCCGCTTAACCGGGGCAGTCGCATGTTCGCAATAAGACTGAGACGCTGGTATTTGCTCCTGCAGGACGCTGTGAGGCATTTTGCTTCGTGCCTGGTCGATCGCAAATTTTTCGTTTGATGTGTGCCACTGCTGGCTTGCCCGGCAGTGTGAAATATGGTGTTGAATTTCAGATTTCAGAATGAGATGACATTTAGCGATGGATGAAGCAGTAGGGTGAGTTTAAACACACCTTTCTATGAGTGTTCATACACGAGCATAAACCATTCACGTGAAATTGGAAAAGAGTGAAAGGTGCGTCGAGACGCACCCTACTGCTCTTTCGAGCTTTAAATGTCACCCTCAAATCGCTACACCGCAGGCAGTTTGCCTGCTCCAAACCTCTGAACGTACACGACATTTAGCGATAGTTGAAATACTACTCGTCTGAGACGCTGGTGGTTGCTCCTGCAGGACGTTGTGAGTCATTTTTGCTTCGCCTTATGCAGGTCCTTTGCAGAGAGTAATACAGACACGAAGCGTGAGCGAGTGTGTCAGAACGTAATAAACTCACTCGCTTGCGCTTCATGCTTGTCTCTTCTGAGGTCAGGGGATGTTTCTTAACCAGCGAACGAGCAGTACGGTCACGTCATCTGTTGGTCGCTTACCTTCGCAGAAGCGGTTCACATCGGCTTGCAGAAGTTCGACGAGGTCTTTGACGCTGCGTTCGTGTTCCACACTGATGAAATCGAGCAGACGTTGCAGTCCATATTGTTCTCCCGTTGGAGAAACGGCTTCGGTAATGCCATCGGTCACAACGAGTACGGTATCTCCCCGATGCAGCCTTGAAATTTTATTGACCTGCATTTTGTTTTCGTTGGTCATACCGACTGGCAATACATTGGAATCCAGAGTTTCGATTTGTCCATCATGTCGAACGAGATAACCCTGATGTCCGGCTGCAATATATTCAAAACTACGAAGGTCTTTGTCGATTGCAGCCAGAAACATCGTGACAAATCGACGGTGTTGCGTATCGATAACGAGGGCCTGATTGAGCCGAGTCATGACTTCAACCAGATCGCCATGCGAGTTAACGTAAGCTCTGAGATAGGCCCGCGTTTGAGCTGCCAGCAGCGAGGCTGCCAGATCGTGACCGCTGACATCACCCACAACAAATGCAAAACGACCATCCGCCAGTCGCAGGTAATCGTAATAGTCTCCCCCGACGGCTTCAGACGCATAGGAAAAGCCAGCGGCATCGATTCCGGCAATTTCCGGATGATCATCGGGGAGCAAACTCTGTTGGATTTCTTTAGCGGCCTCCAGTTTCGAAGCCGTTTTTTCCAGTTCCATTTCCGCCCGGTAAGCATTTTTGTAATCGAGCAAGAGCCCGATCAAGGGGGTGCCGTAGGCCAGGATCTTCAGATAATACGCATTGAAAAAGTTGGCATCGAACAACTCTCTGGATCCCAATCCGGCGACCACGTTTAGCAGAGCTGCTGGTATGGCGCACAGTATCAGACTATGTGAAAACAGACTGGGAAATTTTTTCCAGAATCTAGGGAAAACCGTTGTTCCCAGAAACATCCAGAACACAAATGGAATGAGTTCCCAGGGGCGGGAAATCCAGAGTTCGGGATATTGCGAATCGGGAACACTGACAATGACGGCAAAAAAATGAATGATGACATAGGCAACCAATCCAAACAGGAAGCCAACAAGAATGAGATAGCGGGCATCGTTTTTTGTCGCTTTGCGGGCAGGAAGTTTCTTACGCACGATAAAGGGAAGCGTACCAGCGGTCAGAATAGCGACATTGAATGTGCGCGAGACCGCCCAGGTAAACGGGATGAAGTCTTGCAGATTTTTGACCGCGAACACCAGACGATCTGCTGCCAGAATATTGAACGCATCGAGCATGCCGGAAAAAAACAGAGCCGTGCCAATAATGGGAGTGGTGACATCGCGCTTGAGCCGATAATGCACGATGGACAAAATTCCCGTAAATATCGCCAGGCAAACCGAAGTCCACTCCAGTATCGTGTGATAGAACGGACCTGACATCTCGTAGTAGGTCAGGATTGCAGCAGTTGTTGACACTTCGACTCTGGATTTGGAGTTCGTCCAGCCTGCCGTGTAACTAATTCCCCAGCCGCCCAATGACATGATGGCGATGATCAGTGTCAGGATGAGAACAGTCAGAACGACAGTCTTGGGAAGTCGATTCGGTTTCATGAAAGTTCGTCTATGCAGGTCGTCGCACGATGTTGATTTCAGGCTAGATTACTCACCGTCACATCGTGTCATGCTGCGTCTTGAGAATATTGGAATCTG from Rubinisphaera italica includes the following:
- a CDS encoding sensor histidine kinase — protein: MTNTSSDNSTLNDTEQELRARYLEIAELAGGLAHEIRNPLSTISLNLGVLREELDGADDPRDQRMVKRLAAIQTECDRLEDFLNDFLQFARVMELNFQAVDVSEFVSELIEFIKPELSQQSIEISPHLGTNLPAVQIDEALFRRGLLNLTRNAQQAMPDGGVLEFQTYLADDQVVLEIIDTGKGIPENVREKIFDPFFSTKTGGSGLGLPTVCKIIEAHQGEIQCASEIDKGTRFRITLPVLPKSD
- a CDS encoding FAD:protein FMN transferase, which translates into the protein MSEDNPNPGSSRRDLLTGKAIRHSLERRGQEIADELLGSQEKSARGSGDTVRLSTKAMACEFSLILNPSENRRQVITATDALDIIHEVETQLTVYRETSDLLAINEAARQGGATVEAEIFKLIELSIQLAQQTHGAFTPTARALNLLWRTNRSLGKVPDAQEIEAAVITSDYRDVLLDSKNHVITFQNELTGLDMSGIGKGYALDRVADFLQQEQVENFLLHGGHSSILARGTHSTPLGWPVGIRHPQAPHKRIATILLQDQAFSASGSGVQFFRHEGKRYGHIFDPRTGWPVEHILNAVVLAPNAAIADALSTAFYVLPLEESIAYCEQHPEIAALIFPNPPAGKRLEPVSIHIDEKRLHWQ
- a CDS encoding PP2C family protein-serine/threonine phosphatase, whose protein sequence is MKPNRLPKTVVLTVLILTLIIAIMSLGGWGISYTAGWTNSKSRVEVSTTAAILTYYEMSGPFYHTILEWTSVCLAIFTGILSIVHYRLKRDVTTPIIGTALFFSGMLDAFNILAADRLVFAVKNLQDFIPFTWAVSRTFNVAILTAGTLPFIVRKKLPARKATKNDARYLILVGFLFGLVAYVIIHFFAVIVSVPDSQYPELWISRPWELIPFVFWMFLGTTVFPRFWKKFPSLFSHSLILCAIPAALLNVVAGLGSRELFDANFFNAYYLKILAYGTPLIGLLLDYKNAYRAEMELEKTASKLEAAKEIQQSLLPDDHPEIAGIDAAGFSYASEAVGGDYYDYLRLADGRFAFVVGDVSGHDLAASLLAAQTRAYLRAYVNSHGDLVEVMTRLNQALVIDTQHRRFVTMFLAAIDKDLRSFEYIAAGHQGYLVRHDGQIETLDSNVLPVGMTNENKMQVNKISRLHRGDTVLVVTDGITEAVSPTGEQYGLQRLLDFISVEHERSVKDLVELLQADVNRFCEGKRPTDDVTVLLVRWLRNIP